Proteins from a single region of Corylus avellana chromosome ca11, CavTom2PMs-1.0:
- the LOC132166719 gene encoding G-type lectin S-receptor-like serine/threonine-protein kinase At5g35370, which produces MIQPSRYYFSVTHVASNSIIWSANRNAAISDSDELSLTVNGLSVTNQAGKLLWSTPPLTHEVAAMKLLETGNLVLVDARNVALWESFEFPTDTIVVGQRIRTGKSLQSAVSEADMSVGDYRLEVTDGDVVLQWKGMTYWKLSMDVNAYKDSNGEVSFMAMNATGLYLLGSDGSTVVIQVVLTNNPSGARIGKLGSDGRFTITSFTDSNWVQELKEPVDDCRIPFICGEIGLCTMDGACTCPPGFHNEMSGGCAPMDTSLSLPQACNESTNGSQFNSSVSYLGLGYGVDYFANDFTEPARRGVNLSGCQDLCSQNCSCLGIFHGNSSEGSCYLLENNIGSIFYTPNSNNDSLGPLGYIKAVVNSSGENPIGENKNKKQSFPIAGLVLIPASGFFLLTTIVVIAFLWWRKNRLSKARAVKLDRLHSSSSAELEIFYIPGLPRRFNYEELAIATENWKTQIGSGGFGTVYKGTLSDESLVAVKKISSSGVQGKKEFCTEIAIIGSIHHVNLVRLKGFCARRGKRLLVLEYMNRGSLDRTLFGNGTPVLEWRERVEIALGTARGLAYLHGGCEHKIIHCDVKPENILLHDDLQVKISDFGISKLLSPEQSILFTTLRGTRGYLAPEWLTSTAISDKIDVYSYGMVLLEIVRGRRNINSNGEIYFPLFALEMHEQRKYLELADPRLEGRVRSEEVEKLVRIALCCVHEEPALRLAMAGVVGMLEGGLALGEPKVGSLNYLRSYGGRFTEMSTMEGSNGQNEFVLLPDSLAYISSQQVSGPR; this is translated from the coding sequence ATGATTCAGCCCTCACGCTATTACTTCTCCGTCACCCACGTGGCTTCCAACTCCATCATCTGGTCCGCCAACCGCAACGCAGCCATCTCAGACTCCGACGAGCTCTCACTAACCGTCAACGGCCTCTCAGTCACAAACCAGGCTGGTAAACTACTATGGTCAACCCCACCGTTGACTCACGAGGTTGCCGCTATGAAACTTCTGGAAACGGGAAACCTCGTATTGGTCGATGCACGAAATGTCGCGCTGTGGGAGAGTTTTGAATTTCCCACCGACACTATTGTCGTTGGACAGCGCATCCGTACTGGAAAATCATTGCAAAGTGCTGTGTCGGAGGCAGACATGTCGGTGGGTGATTACCGGCTTGAGGTTACCGACGGGGATGTAGTTCTGCAGTGGAAGGGGATGACATATTGGAAGCTTTCCATGGATGTAAATGCTTACAAGGACTCGAACGGGGAGGTCTCGTTCATGGCGATGAACGCTACCGGTTTGTATTTGTTAGGGAGTGACGGATCAACGGTTGTGATTCAAGTAGTTTTGACTAATAATCCATCGGGTGCTAGAATTGGCAAGTTGGGATCCGACGGCAGATTTACGATCACCAGCTTCACCGACTCTAATTGGGTGCAAGAACTCAAGGAGCCAGTTGATGATTGTCGGATTCCTTTCATATGCGGAGAAATTGGATTGTGCACGATGGATGGAGCTTGTACTTGCCCACCAGGATTCCATAATGAAATGAGTGGTGGTTGCGCGCCAATGGATACTTCTCTTTCTCTGCCTCAAGCTTGCAATGAATCCACAAATGGCAGCCAATTCAATTCCTCTGTTTCGTATCTGGGACTGGGCTATGGTGTGGACTATTTTGCCAATGATTTCACAGAGCCTGCGAGGCGTGGTGTCAATTTGTCGGGTTGCCAAGATCTATGCTCTCAAAATTGTTCTTGTCTCGGCATTTTCCATGGAAATTCTTCTGAGGGATCTTGTTATCTTCTTGAAAACAATATAGGCTCAATCTTTTATACCCCCAACAGTAATAATGATAGTTTGGGCCCTTTAGGGTATATTAAAGCCGTGGTGAACTCTTCAGGTGAAAACCCAAttggagaaaacaaaaataagaaacagAGCTTCCCAATAGCCGGTTTGGTGCTAATACCAGCATCCGGATTCTTCTTATTAACCACCATTGTCGTCATCGCATTCCTTTGGTGGAGGAAAAATAGGCTTTCAAAAGCCAGAGCTGTAAAATTGGATCGGCTTCACTCGTCATCATCTGCAGAGCTAGAGATATTCTACATCCCAGGCTTACCGAGAAGATTCAATTATGAAGAACTTGCAATTGCTACTGAGAATTGGAAGACCCAGATTGGTAGCGGAGGCTTTGGTACTGTATACAAAGGTACACTCTCAGACGAAAGCCTTGTGGCGGTGAAGAAGATTAGCAGCTCGGGAGTTCAAGGGAAGAAGGAATTTTGTACTGAGATTGCAATAATTGGGAGTATCCACCATGTCAATTTGGTTAGATTGAAAGGTTTTTGCGCACGACGGGGCAAGCGCTTGCTTGTGCTTGAGTACATGAACAGAGGCTCATTGGATCGCACACTCTTCGGTAATGGAACCCCTGTTCTTGAATGGCGAGAAAGAGTGGAAATAGCACTTGGAACAGCAAGGGGACTTGCTTACTTGCATGGCGGGTGTGAGCACAAGATCATTCACTGTGATGTGAAGCCAGAGAATATTCTCTTGCATGACGATTTACAAGTGAAAATCTCAGATTTTGGGATTTCTAAGCTGCTAAGTCCTGAACAATCTATTCTGTTCACCACATTGAGAGGAACTCGAGGCTATCTTGCGCCCGAATGGCTAACGAGCACCGCCATTTCTGACAAGATTGATGTATACAGTTATGGGATGGTATTACTAGAGATTGTGAGGGGAAGAAGGAATATTAATAGCAACGGAGAAATATATTTTCCTCTATTTGCGCTAGAAATGCACGAGCAAAGAAAGTATTTGGAGCTGGCAGACCCGAGATTGGAGGGGCGGGTGAGAAGCGAAGAAGTTGAGAAGCTCGTGCGGATTGCCTTGTGTTGTGTGCACGAAGAGCCGGCGCTGCGACTGGCGATGGCTGGCGTTGTCGGCATGTTGGAAGGTGGCTTGGCTTTGGGTGAGCCAAAGGTGGGGTCGCTAAACTACTTGCGGTCCTATGGTGGGAGATTCACAGAGATGTCAACAATGGAAGGGTCCAACGGGCAGAATGAGTTTGTGTTGCTTCCTGACTCATTGGCTTATATCTCTTCACAACAGGTCTCCGGTCCCCGGTAG